TTTCCATTGTGGGGCCCAGGGAAACCATATCCATCCCGGGACAGCGGTTACCGATCACGCCGCACTCCAGCCCGGCATGCATGACCTGCACCGTGGGTTCGGTATCGAACAACCGCAGGTACAGACTCTCGCAGCGTTCGAGCAGTGGCGACTCCCGGTTGACCGGCCATGAAGGATAACCGCTGTTGGTACTGACCTCGGCGCCGGCAAGCATACCGGCCGCCTCCACGGCCTGGCAGACCGCATCCAAACGGGACGGCACGGAACTGCGCTGGCTGGATGTGATTTGCAACCGGTCGTCCAGAATTTCAATCATAGACAGGTTGGCGGAGGTCTGGACCAACAGCGGAAAATCGGGAGACATCTCCACCGGCCCACTGGGCAGGGCGAGGATCAGATTGACCACCATGGCCGTATCGGCCTGCGAGGCACAGCGGAAGCCGCTTTGGACGGGTTCCTTTATTTCGATCCGGGTGCTCAGCTTTGGATCCGTTGCCCGGTATTCCGCCTCCATCAACCGGCCGGCAGCCTCGAAAGCCTCTTTGAGCGCATCGGCCTCCTCCGGGCGGCAGCCCACCAGCGCCTGGCAGGAACGGGGGATCACGTTTCGACCGGTGCCGCCGGAAAGCGCTGCAAGCCGCATGGGCGTCACGGCCATTCCGGCCTTCAGCAGCCTGGCGAGGATCTTGTTGGCGTTGGCACGATGCTTGGCGATGTCGACCCCGCTGTGCCCGCCCTGCATGCCATCTGCGAACAACGAAAGCAGGGTCAATGGTTCATCCACTGTCTCCATCGTCAGCACCCGCTCCATCGTCGTATTGCGTCCCCCGGCGCAGCCGACAATAAATGTGCCTTCATCCTCGGAATCCAGGTTGATCAGGATGCGGCCGGAAAGCAGGCCGGGGTCCATCTGAAGCACGCCGGTCAAACCGGTCTCCTCGTCCACCGTAAAATACAGTTCCAGCGGTGGATGCTTGACATCCGGGTCGTCCACGAGGGCCAGGGCCATGGCGACGGCGATCCCGTTGTCCGCGCCCAGGGTGGTTTCCCGGGCGGTCAACCAGTCGCCCTTTTGCTCCATCCGGATGGGATCTTTGGTAAAGTCATGGCTGGACCCGGCCTGCTTCTCGCACACCATATCCACATGCCCCTGGATAATGACGACCGGCGCCTGCTCGAAGCCTTTGGAGGCCGGCACCCGAACCACCAGATTTCCCGCCGCATCCGATTCGGTCTGCCAACCGCGTTCTGATGCCCAATCCTGCAGCCAACGGGAGATCTGCTGTTCGTTTTTCGAACAGCGCGGAATCCGGTTGATTTTTTCAAAATAGTCGATCACCGTGCGGGTTGCGGCATCCATACGTCGGTCTCCTTTGGATGGGGGCAGAAGCTTAAAAGGTGTTCAAGATATGAAAAAACAGGCCGATATGCAAGATAGAACAACAGAGGGATACGACTTAACGCCATGAACACCAAACTGCTGATGATCATCGCATTCGCTTTTTTCCTGTCCTGGAGAAAAGCGGCGGACGACTTTCTTCTGTTCTGCGCGATTTTTGCCGCCGGCCTGTGGGTTTGCGTGCTGATCTACCGAATGGAAAACCCCGGCACCACCATCACCGACGATGAATAAGGCCGCCATCGATACGGGCCGACAGCCTTCCAAAATTCTTATGACACCATCGACCGTCGATTAGGACCGCTTTTCCAGACATTCCAGCACGGCCTGGCAGCTTCCGGAAGAGGTCACTATCAGGTGCTCTTCGATCCGCTCGCCGTTCAGGTAGTCATTGAGGTAAAACTTCCCGCCGCCGGCTTTATAGAGCTGACCGCCAGCCGCCTCGACAATCATGCGGGCGGCGGCCAGATCCTGAAATGATTCGTTGGCGGTAACCGCCACATCCGCCCGCCCCATGGCCACGTAGCACAGGTGCGCGCCCGTGCAGCCCAGGTTTCTGATTTTTCCCGGAAACCGCGAGAGATAATGCTGGTGAAACCTCGAAAAAGTGAACATCACGCTCTCGTCGTCGATGACGCGGTCACTGGCCATACGGATGCGGTTTTCGCCCCAGAAGGCGTCCCCGCCGGCCCGGGCGTGAAACAGATCCCCGGTAGCCGGCATGAAAAAGGCGCCGAAGACCGGCCAGAAATTTTCCAGCAGCGCCAGGGACATTCCCCAAATGGGAATCCCCGCCTGGTAATTGTCCACCCCGTCGATGGGATCGAAGATCCACAGGTATCGCCGACTGTCATGGGTGTAGGCGGTATCCAGGGTTTTGCTGGTGAACATCAGGTGGTCGGGGAACCGGTTGCCCAAGGATTGCTTGAAGTGCTGGCTGATCTGTAATTCCGCCCGGGTGACTAGACCCTGGTCGAATTTGTCCGCCCCCCGGCCTTTGCCGTAACGCTCCATGGCCGTCTGGCCGGCAGTGCGAATGGCTTCGATGGCAAACGAAGTCAGGGCTTCAATTCCATGGGTTGGCTCCTGTGACATATGTTCCCCTCCTATATTGTCTGTAAACAAAATGGAGCTTGATAGTGCCCATCCAGAAATGGCCAATTTGCCCGATATCTTTGTTGCGCGAAAAATTTTATCCTCGGAATATCAGCTATATACCTGCGCTAAAATTTTTCGTGCGCCTCGATCTCGACCAAATTTGCCTATTTCTGGATGGGCACTTCCTACACATTATCGGTGTTGACGGGCACAAAACACCATATGCAAAACCGGCGGAAGCCTCGTAGGTCAAGGAATCCGCCGGCAGTAACAATCAACGGTTTGGTTTTAGCGAATGGGAAATGCGCGTCGAACGGAGGTCGTTGACGTCTGGAAACAGTCATAGGGTAACGAATCGGGCAGTAAGAGGTTTGGCAGGCGGGGAACGAAGGTCCATGTCTTACCGATTTACCCGCTGTTGAGATCCGGTTCGGGGATCGGCTATTTTTTCTTCGAAGCGTACCCGTCCGCGTACCATCCGCCGCCTTTCAGTTCAAAACTGCACGCGGAGATAATCTTTTTGGCCTTTTCGTGGCATATGGGGCACTCGATCGATTTGGTATCCATCCGTACCAGTTCTTCGGTAATATGGCCGCATTTGCATTGAAATTCGTAAACCGGCATCTAAAAATCCTTTCTCAGCCAGGCCTTTCTCGGTCAGGCAATCTGAAACGGTGGCTTAAAAAGCCCTTATCGTTTGACAGAAACTTAGTTCCCTTTCCAAGCCTTGTCAATACCCGATTCCCGGCGATTTGTACCCGACACCACCTATACAAAAACCGGCGGGTCCGAAAAACACCATACGGACCCGCCGGCAGAAATCCGCCTACAGGGAAGGCTTACTGGCGCTCTATTTTTATCACCTGATATCCGGCATTGCGACGTTTGACCAGAAACTGAATGTCTTCTTTCTCCCCATATTTCTTCATCAGTCGGGCAAATTCGCGGCTGTCCTTCACCACATTGCGGTTGATTTCCTTAATCACATCCCCCGGACGAACATCGGCCTCCCGGGCCGGGCTGTCATCCTTGACATCCGTAACCAGCACACCGCTTTCCTTTCCGTCGATGCCGAAGCGGCGGGCAATCTCCGAATCCATGTCGGTCACTTCGATGCCCAGTTCTCCGCTGTCACGTCCACGGGAGGCGACGACCTTTTCATCATCGTCGCGTTTGGCCAGGGTAACCGTCACCGTCTTTGCCTTATTGTCGCGGATCAGTTCGATCTTGGTTTTATGCCCCACCGGCGTGTTGGCGATCATGGAGGAAAGCTCCCGTCCCGTCGACACCCGCTGGCCGTCCACGGTTAAGATGATGTCATTGACCTGGATGCCGGCCTTGTCCGCCGGGTCGCCTTCGAACACCTGGGTGACCAACACCCCTTCTTTGGTTTTCAGGTTGTAATATTCGGCCAGTTCCGGCGTCAGATCCTGTATGCCAACGCCCAGCCAGCCACGGGTGACCTCGCCCTTGTCTTTGAGCTGTTCGATGATCCCCTTGGCCAGGTTGACGGGGATAGCGAATCCGATCCCCTGGCCGCTGGCGATGATGGCCGTGTTGATCCCCACCACCTTGCCGTCCATATTGAGCAGGGGGCCGCCGCTGTTTCCCGGATTGATCGATGCGTCGGTCTGGATGAAATCGTCATAGGGACCCGAACCGATGATGCGGCCCTTGGCGCTCACGATGCCAGCCGTCACGGTCTGCTCCAGGCCGAAGGGGCTCCCGATAGCCACCA
This window of the uncultured Desulfosarcina sp. genome carries:
- a CDS encoding aminoacyl-histidine dipeptidase, coding for MDAATRTVIDYFEKINRIPRCSKNEQQISRWLQDWASERGWQTESDAAGNLVVRVPASKGFEQAPVVIIQGHVDMVCEKQAGSSHDFTKDPIRMEQKGDWLTARETTLGADNGIAVAMALALVDDPDVKHPPLELYFTVDEETGLTGVLQMDPGLLSGRILINLDSEDEGTFIVGCAGGRNTTMERVLTMETVDEPLTLLSLFADGMQGGHSGVDIAKHRANANKILARLLKAGMAVTPMRLAALSGGTGRNVIPRSCQALVGCRPEEADALKEAFEAAGRLMEAEYRATDPKLSTRIEIKEPVQSGFRCASQADTAMVVNLILALPSGPVEMSPDFPLLVQTSANLSMIEILDDRLQITSSQRSSVPSRLDAVCQAVEAAGMLAGAEVSTNSGYPSWPVNRESPLLERCESLYLRLFDTEPTVQVMHAGLECGVIGNRCPGMDMVSLGPTMENPHSPSERLYLPSVEKVWRLMVALLASFESEG
- a CDS encoding inositol monophosphatase family protein, with product MSQEPTHGIEALTSFAIEAIRTAGQTAMERYGKGRGADKFDQGLVTRAELQISQHFKQSLGNRFPDHLMFTSKTLDTAYTHDSRRYLWIFDPIDGVDNYQAGIPIWGMSLALLENFWPVFGAFFMPATGDLFHARAGGDAFWGENRIRMASDRVIDDESVMFTFSRFHQHYLSRFPGKIRNLGCTGAHLCYVAMGRADVAVTANESFQDLAAARMIVEAAGGQLYKAGGGKFYLNDYLNGERIEEHLIVTSSGSCQAVLECLEKRS
- a CDS encoding zinc ribbon domain-containing protein, with the protein product MPVYEFQCKCGHITEELVRMDTKSIECPICHEKAKKIISACSFELKGGGWYADGYASKKK
- a CDS encoding DegQ family serine endoprotease, translating into MITSRTMIGSRTGFHNFRVFFLAWTAAVLLVVAVPGVQSALAFSAPESFSELAEAVKPGVVNIRTVKTIKGGSPVFRHFFGSPFGGNRNPFEEFFGPNQGDGTQRDFKQRSLGSGFIIDDEGYIVTNNHVIEDADQIKVILADDREFDAELVGRDAKTDLALIRVEGAKDIKPLAFGDSEKLKVGTWVVAIGSPFGLEQTVTAGIVSAKGRIIGSGPYDDFIQTDASINPGNSGGPLLNMDGKVVGINTAIIASGQGIGFAIPVNLAKGIIEQLKDKGEVTRGWLGVGIQDLTPELAEYYNLKTKEGVLVTQVFEGDPADKAGIQVNDIILTVDGQRVSTGRELSSMIANTPVGHKTKIELIRDNKAKTVTVTLAKRDDDEKVVASRGRDSGELGIEVTDMDSEIARRFGIDGKESGVLVTDVKDDSPAREADVRPGDVIKEINRNVVKDSREFARLMKKYGEKEDIQFLVKRRNAGYQVIKIERQ